The nucleotide window TCTcttattttgatataattgttattattgtaGCTTTGTTTTGTATGATTATTAGATTTTCATCTAATAATTTGttgaaattaattatattgCAGCTCAATTCAAGTCTGTATGACCCTCATCAAATATTGTCCCCAGGTTCTAATGTCTTACCTTATATGTTCATCTTCAAATTTTAATAAGCTACTATTAGTTTTCAGGCTAGTCCATGCTTAAAATTCATGTTGTGATTCTTAACTCACCAACCGAGCTACCTATCTCAGACAATAGAATCACTAGTTTTACATCGGTGTCTAATTTACACGGTCGATGAATctcattaatttcattttttaaaggtTTGAAATGTATTAACTTAATTAATCCCCTAATAATTTGTTGCTAAGTTATGGCTATTTTTGTTATGAAATATAGGCATTCATGAATTTCTTGAGAAAGAGCACAGATGGATTTAGCATTGGCAATGTTCTCCTTGATTTTTCAGGAGGGATATTTAATTATTCACAAATGGTTGTACAATCCATAGATCAAGGTTTGTGATTTTTACTGGCaagtaaaattaaattagaCCATGCAATCAAATTATTTGACTAATAGTGTTGGtagttatgacttatgaatttcaactttttttatatttagattCATTGGTGAATTTCTATGGAAACATAGGTAAAGTAATGATATCTTTGGTATGTAATCTTTTCTTTTACTCCACATCTTAgatgaaaaaaacatattattattattaaattccaaatggtaattaattttaatttttaatcacaATTGCAGGTAACTATATTCTATGATTCAATTTTAATGTTTCAACATTATATACTATATTCTCACAAGAAAGTGTCAATTACTTCTGAAAATTCTGAAGAAATCCAGAAACCACTAATGTACTCAAGTTCATCAGATCAACAAATCCATGATTCAGTGTGAATTTTATCATCCTCTACCAGAAGTTGGAGGTTCTTAAAGCATGTAGTGTACAAAACCAAAATGAATCAATATACCTTGTGTAATTAATGCTTGTCtgaatatttttaacaaataaaatcatcttgtatatatcattttaatagtttttattcTAGTTTAAGTTGTTTTATTCAAGATGTTAAACAATCATTTTAGttatctaaaataaatatttgactGTCCTAGTAAGCTTACTCAGTTAGCAAGGACAATGCTCATATATACAAGGTCCAGAGTTCAAACCCCGAATCAAACTCATATTCCTTTTTAAGGAGAGTCTTGTTATCGATAAATTGTTATGCCAACCCCTTCATGTTAGAATTGGATCATATTCATAGACAAGAACAAGTACAAGTACAACACATCAACATTTGTTAAGTCGTGGAAATAAGTTAAATTGTCAAAATGAGTCTACGAACTTGCATATATCGTAtgttatttcaaatttattgaTTAGTTAAGATAtacaagagatttttttttatttattttttttataaaaagaaccTAAGTTAACTAAAAAAACAGACTTCAGATCATTCAAAATGTTTCttaaatttaacaaataatttatttaaataattttaattttttgatattattataatattaaaatttgaacaatgatttaaaattatcatatgttattaactttttcatttaaTCAAATTAGAAATAAGTTTATAAACTTggtacatttatatattttaactcCCAATAAACACTTAGGGAGTATTTGTTGAGTTTAACaatgtatttataattttaatataagtaaatactctctccgtcctcGATTAAATGAATCATTTGCTCATTTCACATgtaataagaaaaatgtataagtgaaagagatagaaaaatagtttaaaatgtttttgttaAGTATTGATGCATTCACCATTATtataaatgtaaagtagaagatattgaattgagaatgataaaagtagtattaattagagttgtaaatatataaaaaaaaattaatactgtattgaaaaataaaatgaattaattattttaagacaatatttttttttacaaaagactCACTTGTCATCAGAAAAGTTAGTATTACACTGACATATGAATTTGAGTCTAGTAGTAGAAGAAATTAGACTCACCCACTTAGTATTTGATATATTTCGAATATGAAGATATGaatatgattaatgaatttACCTTTCATTACAAaaattatgagattttttttagaaacatcTTCTTTTCAACAAGTAAATTACAATTTTTACACTTAAAAACCATGACATATgtatcaaactttttttttctttggtagATTATATATGGAAGATTAATCTTGATCATGCAGCAACATTGAAACTTTTAAAGAGAATTTACCGTCCATTTAGATTCCACAAAATTCAAAGATTAATCTTCACAGTTACGTGTAAGGATGATACTCAATTGATGTTAAAAGACTTGATCTGACCCAACTCTATCCCGAGTTGAAatcatctaaactttttttaaatttttttttatgacatcaTTCACCTAAAATCTCTGTCTCTCTCTTCCAATTCCAAATATCACAAACCAAACAGTTCCAAATATCAGAAATTCTACGGTTCTTCCAATTCTTCTAACTTCTCAGGTTCCATTCTCACTCTCTTcccttttcatttttctcaattCACTTCATCTGATCATCATCAACACTTAATTATCATTCATTTAGTCACActtaatttgtttttccttttcagCTATACTATTCTGTAATCTTCTTGTTAATTTTTCATCATAATATTGAAATTATGTGTAAATTTTCTGCTTAATTAAATGGCATTAGAAAACCCTAACCCTATAATCTAGTTCACATTTTTAAGAGACCTAAGTGGTTTTTTGTGTATATCTCCGTATGCAAGTGTAGAGACTAATCCATCGAGCTCGTTAGGACCCTAACGAGCTATGAAGCATGAACacggacaccagacacgacacgacactgacacgctGATACATCAAATAATTTGTGAAAATCACAAAATtgagtgtaattatatgtgtcagtgtcggacacgacacgtaCCCGATACCAGGACACGCCTGCCCTGAGAAGTGTCCGTGTTTCATAGgtaatgagtgacaaatctctCTCTCAATAGATTTGACAGTGCATTCTCAAGGCTGAAATTGAACCCAAAATATCTGATAAAGTTGGAAGAGATCATTTACAATCTCATTCAAGTGTTGTTTGGTGACCTACCTATTGTTTATGAGAACTTCACTTTTTCAATCTTTAggatttttgtcaaaaatgttttttctttagtATTGGCAAATTTTAGTAATTGCCCAAGTGGTTAATGAGCCCCGGTTAAGTACACATTGTTTGAGAGAATCGGAGTTCGAAAGAAGCGAgtaggaaaaaaatgaaatgcagTGGACCTTAATCAATCACCAAAAGATTATAAAGTAATAAAGAAGTAGCCGATATTGTGGTGATTGATTAAGGTCCGCtgcatttcttttttgaaaCTATTAGCTGCATTCAATGTTTAGATTGTGACCACATTGTGATTCTTAATATGGTGCAAAATCGCTGTGGCCACAATGCAGTTGCTGGGATATAAAAAACCCCGATACTTCGGCTTCCACAATCTTTGTCGCGTTGAGATCGGAAAATCATAGAAGATTTTGTGGCCACAATTGTGGTTGCAGAGATAGACAAAACTTTGATGCTGCAGCCACAATTGTTGTCGACATTTTTAAAGCCTTGGCTGCATTTGTTCAGTCACAACAACCGTAactgcaatttttgaaatgaactTGTTGAATTTTGGCAGCAGTCACAGCACTACTACTATATAATGTGTAATGGTCCAGTTTCTATTAGCTTCTATTTATGGGACTTTCTCAATTGAAATAAGTTTATAGTTCTTCTTAAATCTCAATTAAAATACACGTATATATGTTTATGGAGAGTTGAAGAATAAGTTTTAGAGCGGTGTTTATGGACATGCCTGTTCAATTGCTGTGCAAATAACACGTCAAAAGTTACAAGTCATAACTATAACACAAACTGTTTTTCCTGTTTTCTATTATTATCCATTTTGATACAATTTACATTATTTCTCTCATTCGTATTCTGCAATAGAGATATAGTGTGtgcttcttttttataaaattagccATCATTGTATTTTGATCAAATCCTTTAAGCATTGTATTTATCGCCAAATGTCTTCTGTCACCATTGTATTTTGCCCTCTAACTTGTTTTCCTTTTCGTGTATTTAGATCACAAGTCCACGGAGTATACCGAACCTGATATAACAAGGCAGTCCTAGGAAAAttatgcaaaaaatgaatgtctAATATCACTTCGGATAGTGATTGATATGGGGCAGGAGAATCAGAGCCCCAAGGATTCCTGTGCTGCAGACAGTAAAGTGATCGTTGGCAATGAGACTGATTGTACAAGTGCAAATGCTCATCCTGTTAGCCTTACTCAGATGGAAACCAATGATGAATGTCAGACCTCAAATACTTCCAATGAAGATCAATTGCATATTGACGTTGGCAGAGGACCGCTGTGTCAAAACCCTGATGCTACCTCTATATCAGTGACTGTTACTGATGTAAAAAATGAGGAGGAAATATATGTTGCACCAAATATTGGCATGGAGTTCGAATCGGAAGACCATGCTTACAAGTGTTATAACAAGTATGCTATTCTGAAAGGTTTCAGCATAAGAAAGGATTTCATCAACAAAAGTAGGATAGATGGTTCAGTGATGTCCAGAAGATTCACCTGCCATAGACAAGGTTTTCGTCCTAACAAAGGCTATACAAATCCAAAGAAATTTCAACAGGAAACAAGAACCGGTTGCTTGGCACATTTGACTATTTGTCGTCAGCCAAATGGCAAGTTTCGTGTCACTAGTTTTGAAACTGAGCACAATCACGAGTTTATAACACCGTGTAATGCTCATATGCTGCCATCacagaaaaaaatgaatttcgCTCAAGCTCTTGAAGTGAACATAACCGAGTCCACGTTGGATGGAGTACCAAAACTGGGAATGGGATTTGATTCCGAGGAGCATGcatatgaattttataataCGTATGCTGCACAAGTAGGTTTCAGTGTGAGAAAAGATTATGTAAATAGGAGTAAAGTTGATGGTGCTGTAGCATCAAGAAGATTTACTTGCTTCAGGGAAGGTTTTCGGCAGAAAGAGAAACGAGATACAGATGTAAAGAGACCTCGGAAGGATACTAGAATTGGATGTTTAGCACAGCTGATTATTTCTCGTCAGCCTGATGGCAGGTATCATGTAtctaattttgaagaaaaacacAATCATGAGCTTGTGGCTGCGAGTAGAGTTCATATGTTACGATCGCAGAAGAGATTAGCTGCAACTCAAGCTGAAGACAACATTGTTGATGAAGGTTTTCATGATCTGGATTACGACCTTGTGAATTATGAATATCAACTACCTTTCAAACGCACAAGAGAAATACAAGAGGAAGAAGTCGAAAAGATTAGGCACTACTTTCaaagcaagaaatcaaaggaTCCTTCTTTCTTTTATGCTTTTCAGCATGACGCCGAGAATCAAATAGCTAACATATTTTGGGCTGACGCAAAGATGAAAGCAGACTACAGTGATTTCgatgatgttgtttgttttgatacgagttataaattttataaagactCCCGGCCGTTCGCTCCATTTCTTGGTATAAATAATCACAGGCAAGTGCTTATTTTTGGAGCTGCACTTCTATACAATGAATCTGTGGAATCTTTTAAATGGCTGTTTCATGTTTTCATGGAGGCTATGTCTGGAACGAAGCCAAAGACAATCCTAAGAGATCAAGATGCAATAGTAGCTGAAGCTGTTAACTCCATACTACCTCAAACAAATCAACGAGTTTGTGTATGGCATGTCTACCAAGATGCCCTCAAGCAACTGAGTCATATGTTAGTTGAATCCGATTCTTTTGTAAATGATTTGAGCAGCTGCTTTTTTAATCATGAGGAAGAAGAGGATTTTGTTAATGCCTGGACTACTCTCATGGACATGTATAATCTGTGGGAAAATGAATGGTTGCGTCAAATATACGAAACCAGAGACCAATGGGCCATAGCATACGAAAGACATATTTTTTGTGCCGACATAGCAAGCTTACTTGTGCAAGAAAATCTTACTGGCAACTTGAAAAAGCACCTAAAGAACGACTCAGGTGTTCTTCCATTTCTCAAGCATCTCGGGAAGATGGTGACTGATTGGCACTACAAGGAATTAGAAGCTAATTATGACGCAAGCCGACATATGCCAGCACTAATGGGTGATATCATTACGCTAAAGCATGCAAGAGATCCATACACACCAAAGATATTTGAGTTATTCCAGAAAGAATATGAAGCATGTCTAAATCTAGTGCTGGAGCATTGCAGTGAGAGTGGATTGTTGTATAATTATAAAGTTAGCGTATATGAACAAGTCCGAGAGTATACAGTTACTTTCAATTCATCGAATGAGACAATCAGTTGCAGCTGTAAGAAATTTGAGTGTGTCGGAGTCTTGTGCTGCCATGCATTAAAAGTTCTTGATTATAGAAACATAAGGATAGTTCCATCCAAGTACATCTTAAAGAGATGGACTAAAGATGCTAGAGTTTGAGCTTTCAGTTTTTAGAGCCAAATTTAAACATGTCATTTAGAAAGGTTTTTAATTATGCAAGGCTCACATGGTTGTCattttttgtgtttcttttcAATCTCATTACTGATACAAGGGAGCATTTTGTTTGCTGAAAAACCTCAAGGTTGAGAGAAAAGGACAACCTATGTAtaatttcatttgaaatttgtatattacTAGTCTGTCTTAGCATTCATATATTTTGTGTTTGCATTTTTTGATGCATAGATTGCTTTGTCATTTTATAGCCCCACAACATCTTTGTAATTGGAATTTATTGAAGCCTTTTCTTGTTATCTCTTTCCTGTTTTATTCTATGTGATACTACACTAATCTTAGAAAAGAAAGGTTTTTTGCTtcaatttgaacttttttctaTGCTAAAATTATCATGCACTTCACCCATCATAACACTCAAGACATGTCCAAATGACAGTAGAAATTATCTTTTGGACATTTTAAACTACATGATGggaatgttatttgaatatattGAGGTACAAAATAAAGATATTGGTACCCaaacaatgaagaaaaaagagaggactaaacaatcattttgatcccttaagtCTGAGACATTTTCACTTTAGTTCCTAAGTgtatcaaaattatataaatatcccTAAGTGTGTCTTTGAGTAGTAATTTCACGGATCAAGTTGACTACTAGTAGACATATTTGATGACCAAACTATCTAACAAAAGACACATTTGAGGGCAAAATTCACTCAAGAAAGAtacatttcaatatatttttataatttttgatacATTCAAGAACTACTGCGACACTGCCACGCCAAAATGAATGCTTAGTCAGAAAAAGAGGGTGAAAATAGACAAAGGGTCAGAAAGCTGCCAAAGTTGCTATAACTTGGTGCCTAGTTAATGTGGTAGAGCTTCATTTCTGTGAAGCTACATTTACAAGATTTTATCCTCTCAACATTGTTCTTATTTGTAATTTCTACCATTTTGGTTCCTATGCTGAATATTTGGTGATGTATTCTCGTGAGCCGTAATAATCTTCATTGAATTTGAAGTCAGAGGATGATGTGCCAAGATAGGACCATTCTTTGCAATGAAATTCTTGGTGCCATTGTTTTTCAGTGAAGGTCTGTTAAGAGGTAAAGAAGTTTTGCACTCTTTCATACTGAGAATTGGATGTCTTCCCTCATTAGATGATTCATAATGTGTCTGTATAACCTACAAAACAAACAGAAGATGAACATTTACCAAATTTTTACTATTATGGACACAACACTGACATGTCGACACCACCAatactttgaaaataaaaactatataatCGAAAATAACTGAATGTGTCGGTGTCATGTAAGTGGCCGACACTGACACGTGTTCAAAGTACATAGACATGGACTTAATGAAAATCTCCCCATTTACCAATTTGAAAAACAAGATTACCTTTCTTGTTTCAATATTTGATGCTTTCCTTTCCTTGTAAAAATCAGGTAGTGGTCTAGCTTGGAAGCAAAAGCTTTGGCGCAGTTTTCTTCTAATCTCGCTACCTGTTTTCTCCTGCAAATAAGaggattatatattattattgattctCACAATGAAATACTCTCCTATAAACTTGAGACtcgaaatataattaatattgttaatttgtttgttaCCAACCTTGAGTTTTGTATGCAGCTGCTGTACTTTTTGTTCTTCATTAGCATTGAACTTTTCTTccagtttctaaaattgatgaaaaacaCAAGTACTTTAATGATCATATAAAGTAAACCTCGTAATCATTTGAATAGAAGAGAAACATAAGGGTTTTTGTTGTACCTTCTTTCTTCTTGCAGCCCTTTCTTCTGTCCTCAAGCTGAAAGGTGATGATATAATTGGTGATCTCATTTTGTTTCTGCGtaaaaatagtatttcagaAACAGTGGTACAAATAGACCATTATTGACAAAGGAAGATGGATTTATTGTGTGTTTGAGCGATCATCTATCAAATGTTTTCGATGAAATTTATCTTTGCGAAATTGTTTTGCGAGTGAGTTTGAAGTAAAGTGACTGTTTTTGGATTTAATCGACTTCAACACACGTTCACAGTGATATGTTTCAAACATCAGAAAACAACTTGTTGAGCTTTGAATTCGTGGTTTGAGTGCAACGAACACTGTTCCAAAAAAGATATTAATGATACTGCTGAAACACATATATTTGTCCACTTGGTGGCTATATTCCAACCTTAATCTAATAAGTTTCGATTCTTTCCAATGGTTTGAATAAAAAAGGAATTAGACAACGAACTATTCAATATTGGATTCTGTCGAACACTCTGAAAATTTGATTGCTTGTGTGATCAAAGTTAAAACGACTTACTCTCCAGAGAGCAAGCGCCATTTAGGACCGGCTGTATGGTTGCGCGAGGCTGATGAATCAGTAGGTGTCTTGTTCCTGTGATTTTACAGAATTTATAAATACGATATCAGGATAAGAACGGCCAGAGAAAACTTGACACTGAAAGCAAACATAACTTTGTAGAAATCAGGtaccttttcttttctgtcAATGGAGTCAATGATGAGTGCTTTTGCATCTCCTTAGAAGCCTAGAATTAGTAAATTTGACtcattttagcattttttacaGCAATTGCAACTTGGAAGATCAGTCCAAAACTGAAGTTGGATTGACTATCAAATCAAGATTTAAATCATGAATCATAAGACCTATTTTTCGAATCGAATCTTACTATGAATCGTAAGATacattatcaataaaaatatgacattttaAGCTAATATATCATATACAAATCATTCAAGTCATAATCcaaatgacaaaagaaaaattgcTGCATATACAAAGTCGACCAAAAATGAATCATCATAGTGAACCAGGATTCATCAAAATGAATTGAGATTCATgtccaaaatccaaaatatttttagacTTTAAATATTCATACTGTTGAGTTTAGTTTTGTATCGAATCGAGATACTACTCAGATGTATCATAAGATATTAATAGTAAGGAATTAAAAAGACAAAGTAAAGAGGCTGAAATACCATAGTTGGAGTTTTTAGAGGAGTCAAGCTATCCTTTGAAACCTTGGAAGAAGAAGCACCAACTCTTGTACTTTCAAATCTCCTCATCACTGATGCAGTCAATCTATTAAATTCTCTAATAGGTGTGAAATTAACTTTCTTTGGAGTTGGTCTCTTTATATCTGCATTGCTTAATGCAGAAGGCCTATTGTTGCTCATTGGAGTAGCAAAGTTATCTATTTTGGAAGAAATAGGAGCAGTAGATTTAACAGGTGTAGTAGTGGTGAACTTGGAGGTTCCATTATTAGATTTTATCAAGTTAAAGGAAGAAACTGGTGGTTTCTTCTTGCTGGTTGATGCCAAAACTTCTTGATCAATGCTAGAGACCTGCTGCAGTAAGTAGCAATATCTTAGTGATAAGGACATGacctaaaaaaaaagacttaaacACAGTTTTGATCCATCTAATCATTCTTATTTACGATTTTTGTGCCCCTAAGAAAGTGACAAGTGAGATACTTATGTCATAAATTCAACTGCCAACCATGTAAGTAGATCTGGATTTGTTGTCGTTACAAATTACACGAATTCACACAGTCAACACAATCGGTGGACATATGGCCAATATTTCAAGTTCGGTATTttagagtttttaaaaaaatatgtctgCTTTCTGCATCGTCCAATCATGATCCAATGGTTACTATTGTGCTGACTGCATGGAATTTGTGAATGCAGCAAAACTAAATCCACATGAGTATGTCGCTTAAAAGATCATAAAAAATCAACCTCAATGCATACACTTGGAAAAATGGCACACATTTCGACAATCGTGGCACCAAAAtagtgaatttgaaaatgaaggtactaaaatcgaaataaaacaaaatagggACTTCACACTCAAATGTGCCTCTAGAAGTGACGTACCGCAAAAACAAACAgaccaataataaaaaaaattcctcaaaataaattaacataataacCTTCAATATTGGTGTCATGATTTGAAGCGTATCAACATTTTCATCCTCTTTTCGCAGTTCATCCCTTAATGAATTCCTTAAAACAACTGTTTTTTCCAATATTGGTGTCATGATTGGAGGTGTTGCACA belongs to Medicago truncatula cultivar Jemalong A17 chromosome 6, MtrunA17r5.0-ANR, whole genome shotgun sequence and includes:
- the LOC25495668 gene encoding protein WVD2-like 7 isoform X1, giving the protein MGDSACLMQPFCYASGISNDSNQNINTNHALGQSVSFGRFMSESLAWEKWSSFSHNRYVEEAERYSKPGSVAQKKAFFEAHYKKLAAQKAAALLEQQNNAASQNNVTEKEDNDENNDSQKDSKYEVVVKEDRDDGKVLSHALDSNMEKCIASESNKLEECETQMEQGVVLRNSMMVELQKRLENADTFQEQSEKFCATPPIMTPILEKTVVLRNSLRDELRKEDENVDTLQIMTPILKQVSSIDQEVLASTSKKKPPVSSFNLIKSNNGTSKFTTTTPVKSTAPISSKIDNFATPMSNNRPSALSNADIKRPTPKKVNFTPIREFNRLTASVMRRFESTRVGASSSKVSKDSLTPLKTPTMASKEMQKHSSLTPLTEKKRNKTPTDSSASRNHTAGPKWRLLSGENKMRSPIISSPFSLRTEERAARRKKKLEEKFNANEEQKVQQLHTKLKEKTGSEIRRKLRQSFCFQARPLPDFYKERKASNIETRKVIQTHYESSNEGRHPILSMKECKTSLPLNRPSLKNNGTKNFIAKNGPILAHHPLTSNSMKIITAHENTSPNIQHRNQNGRNYK
- the LOC25495668 gene encoding protein WVD2-like 7 isoform X2 produces the protein MGDSACLMQPFCYASGISNDSNQNINTNHALGQSVSFGRFMSESLAWEKWSSFSHNRYVEEAERYSKPGSVAQKKAFFEAHYKKLAAQKAAALLEQQNNAASQNNVTEKEDNDENNDSQKDSKYEVVVKEDRDDGKVLSHALDSNMEKCIASESNKLEECETQMEQGVVLRNSMMVELQKRLENADTFQEQSEKFCATPPIMTPILEKTVVLRNSLRDELRKEDENVDTLQIMTPILKVSSIDQEVLASTSKKKPPVSSFNLIKSNNGTSKFTTTTPVKSTAPISSKIDNFATPMSNNRPSALSNADIKRPTPKKVNFTPIREFNRLTASVMRRFESTRVGASSSKVSKDSLTPLKTPTMASKEMQKHSSLTPLTEKKRNKTPTDSSASRNHTAGPKWRLLSGENKMRSPIISSPFSLRTEERAARRKKKLEEKFNANEEQKVQQLHTKLKEKTGSEIRRKLRQSFCFQARPLPDFYKERKASNIETRKVIQTHYESSNEGRHPILSMKECKTSLPLNRPSLKNNGTKNFIAKNGPILAHHPLTSNSMKIITAHENTSPNIQHRNQNGRNYK
- the LOC112422697 gene encoding protein FAR1-RELATED SEQUENCE 5 encodes the protein MGQENQSPKDSCAADSKVIVGNETDCTSANAHPVSLTQMETNDECQTSNTSNEDQLHIDVGRGPLCQNPDATSISVTVTDVKNEEEIYVAPNIGMEFESEDHAYKCYNKYAILKGFSIRKDFINKSRIDGSVMSRRFTCHRQGFRPNKGYTNPKKFQQETRTGCLAHLTICRQPNGKFRVTSFETEHNHEFITPCNAHMLPSQKKMNFAQALEVNITESTLDGVPKLGMGFDSEEHAYEFYNTYAAQVGFSVRKDYVNRSKVDGAVASRRFTCFREGFRQKEKRDTDVKRPRKDTRIGCLAQLIISRQPDGRYHVSNFEEKHNHELVAASRVHMLRSQKRLAATQAEDNIVDEGFHDLDYDLVNYEYQLPFKRTREIQEEEVEKIRHYFQSKKSKDPSFFYAFQHDAENQIANIFWADAKMKADYSDFDDVVCFDTSYKFYKDSRPFAPFLGINNHRQVLIFGAALLYNESVESFKWLFHVFMEAMSGTKPKTILRDQDAIVAEAVNSILPQTNQRVCVWHVYQDALKQLSHMLVESDSFVNDLSSCFFNHEEEEDFVNAWTTLMDMYNLWENEWLRQIYETRDQWAIAYERHIFCADIASLLVQENLTGNLKKHLKNDSGVLPFLKHLGKMVTDWHYKELEANYDASRHMPALMGDIITLKHARDPYTPKIFELFQKEYEACLNLVLEHCSESGLLYNYKVSVYEQVREYTVTFNSSNETISCSCKKFECVGVLCCHALKVLDYRNIRIVPSKYILKRWTKDARV